From Brassica oleracea var. oleracea cultivar TO1000 chromosome C3, BOL, whole genome shotgun sequence, a single genomic window includes:
- the LOC106330265 gene encoding uncharacterized protein LOC106330265 produces the protein MTQSSLTVPKGGSSTVRSKLELEDEIIRIPDCDLDAVADRFRLTLIGRVFNLQGRSINALIHLLPRNRIWNVEGRVRGINLGNGCFYESFPNNILLWISVTVVPVHFWNDPTFIAISKPLGTLTSLDSKRARFQVSVNVNMPLQFERRIEFPNGDIERVSFTYEGLHRYCFTCHMISPDENACPQVTPEEREHKRQQRAELSAQGDPPSLLGSQNWRPRSPPRTDLLTARTLAPSRTSHQKQDAPARAASDSQRTISEQFGQLELCEINTSNQPKSPTAETAEDCLRRIKGKSHITDTPTSRDREPHNRSSSLTIRGQQENDLMVPQSNQAQKDVATSPIHTNKVSKNLDIDLDIDFGQDFDISLTEDELALVDSTATETEHLEMDAEMLDNNDLLDETPDDNAEKIDANSQLSLQQMLSPQ, from the exons ATGACTCAATCATCGCTGACTGTTCCCAAAGGCGGATCCTCCACTGTGCGCAGCAAGCTTGAATTGGAAGACGAGATCATCCGGATCCCGGACTGCGATCTCGACGCTGTTGCAGACCGCTTTCGTCTGACGCTCATCGGGCGTGTCTTCAATCTCCAAGGACGAAGCATCAATGCCCTGATCCACCTCCTTCCCCGCAACAGGATTTGGAACGTCGAAGGTCGAGTTCGTGGGATCAATCTTGGCAACGGATGTTTCTA TGAATCCTTCCCCAACAACATCCTTTTATGGATCAGTGTAACAGTAGTCCCAGTTCATTTCTGGAATGATCCGACGTTCATCGCGATCTCTAAACCTCTAGGAACTTTGACCTCCCTAGACTCAAAAAGGGCAAGGTTTCAAGTCTCTGTCAATGTTAACATGCCTTTACAATTCGAGCGGCGTATTGAATTCCCAAACGGAGATATCGAAAGGGTTTCCTTCACTTACGAGGGCCTTCACCGATACTGTTTCACTTGCCACATGATCTCACCCGACGAGAATGCATGCCCTCAAGTTACTCCGGAGGAACGAGAACACAAAAGGCAGCAACGAGCAGAGCTCAGCGCTCAAGGGGACCCACCCTCTCTCCTG GGATCTCAAAATTGGCGTCCCCGTTCACCACCAAGGACTGACCTGCTCACAGCCAGGACGCTAGCTCCTTCTCGCACCTCCCACCAGAAACAAGATGCCCCTGCTCGAGCTGCCTCAGACTCTCAACGAACCATCTCAGAGCAGTTTGGCCAACTAGAGCTGTGTGAAATAAACACGAGTAATCAACCTAAGAGTCCAACCGCTGAAACTGCTGAAGACTGCCTACGACGTATCAAGGGAAAATCCCATATCACTGATACCCCCACCTCCCGTGATCGTGAACCTCATAACCGATCCTCTTCTCTCACCATCCGAGGACAACAAGAAAACGACCTCATGGTTCCCCAATCCAATCAAGCTCAGAAGGACGTTGCTACTTCTCCTATTCATACAAACAAGGTCTCTAAGAATCTGGATATCGACCTAGATATTGACTTTGGACAAGATTTCGACATTTCCCTCACTGAGGATGAGCTCGCCCTGGTTGATAGCACGGCCACGGAAACAGAACACCTAGAAATGGATGCAGAGATGCTGGATAACAACGATCTCCTTGACGAAACTCCAGATGACAACGCAGAAAAAATCGACGCCAACTCCCAACTCTCTCTCCAGCAAATGCTGAGCCCACAATAG